From Crassaminicella indica, one genomic window encodes:
- the groL gene encoding chaperonin GroEL (60 kDa chaperone family; promotes refolding of misfolded polypeptides especially under stressful conditions; forms two stacked rings of heptamers to form a barrel-shaped 14mer; ends can be capped by GroES; misfolded proteins enter the barrel where they are refolded when GroES binds), whose product MAKEIKFCEDARRKLEAGVNKLADTVKVTLGPKGRNVILDKKFGSPLITNDGVTIAREIELEDAYENMGAQLVKEVATKTNDVAGDGTTTATLLAQAIIREGLKNVAAGANPMILKKGIQRAVDVAVEEIKKISKTIESKEAIAQVASISAADETIGNLIAEAMEKVGKDGVITVEEAKSMGTTLEVVEGMQFDRGYLSPYMVTDAEKMEAVLENPYILITDKKITNIQDILPVLEKIVQQGKKLLIIAEDVEGEALATLVVNKLRGTFECVAVKAPGFGDRRKAMLQDIAVLTGGTVISEELGLDIKETTLDMLGRANSVKIDKENTTIVDGAGDKQAIQDRIRQIKTQIEETTSDFDKEKLQERLAKLSGGVAVIEVGAATETELKERKLRIEDALNATRAAVEEGIVAGGGTALINTIDAVEKLIETLNGDEKTGATIIRRALEEPVRQIAANAGLEGSVIVEKVKNSEIGVGFDALNEKYVNMIEAGIVDPTKVTRSALQNAASVSAMLLTTEAAVADIKEENAGAAMPGMGGGMPGMM is encoded by the coding sequence ATGGCAAAAGAGATTAAATTTTGTGAGGATGCACGCCGTAAATTAGAAGCTGGTGTAAACAAATTGGCGGATACTGTAAAAGTTACATTAGGACCAAAAGGAAGAAATGTAATTTTAGATAAAAAGTTTGGTTCACCACTTATTACAAATGATGGTGTTACTATAGCTCGCGAAATAGAATTAGAAGATGCTTATGAAAATATGGGTGCACAACTTGTAAAGGAAGTAGCTACAAAGACAAATGATGTTGCTGGAGATGGTACTACTACAGCTACATTATTAGCGCAAGCTATTATTAGAGAAGGACTTAAAAATGTTGCTGCTGGTGCAAACCCAATGATTCTTAAAAAAGGTATCCAAAGAGCTGTAGATGTTGCAGTAGAAGAAATTAAAAAGATTTCTAAAACTATTGAAAGCAAAGAAGCTATTGCACAAGTTGCATCTATCTCTGCAGCAGATGAAACAATTGGTAACTTGATTGCAGAAGCTATGGAAAAAGTAGGAAAAGATGGAGTTATTACTGTTGAAGAAGCAAAATCAATGGGAACTACTTTAGAAGTAGTTGAAGGTATGCAATTTGATAGAGGTTATTTATCTCCTTACATGGTAACAGATGCTGAAAAAATGGAAGCAGTACTTGAAAATCCATATATATTAATTACAGATAAGAAAATAACAAATATTCAAGATATTCTTCCAGTATTAGAGAAAATAGTACAACAAGGTAAAAAATTATTGATTATTGCTGAAGATGTTGAAGGAGAAGCATTAGCTACATTAGTTGTAAATAAATTAAGAGGAACATTTGAATGTGTTGCTGTAAAAGCTCCAGGATTTGGAGATAGAAGAAAAGCTATGCTTCAAGATATTGCAGTTCTAACAGGTGGTACTGTAATTTCTGAAGAATTAGGATTAGATATCAAAGAAACTACTTTAGATATGCTAGGTCGTGCAAATTCTGTTAAAATCGACAAAGAAAATACAACAATAGTTGATGGTGCAGGAGATAAGCAAGCGATTCAAGATCGTATAAGACAAATTAAAACTCAAATTGAAGAAACAACTTCTGATTTTGATAAAGAAAAATTACAAGAAAGACTTGCAAAGCTTTCTGGTGGTGTAGCAGTAATCGAAGTAGGTGCAGCTACTGAAACTGAATTAAAAGAAAGAAAATTAAGAATTGAAGACGCATTAAACGCAACAAGAGCTGCTGTTGAAGAAGGTATTGTTGCAGGTGGTGGTACAGCATTAATCAATACTATTGATGCTGTAGAAAAGCTAATAGAAACATTAAATGGAGATGAAAAAACAGGTGCAACTATTATTAGACGTGCTCTTGAAGAACCAGTTAGACAAATCGCTGCTAATGCAGGATTAGAAGGATCTGTAATTGTAGAGAAAGTTAAAAATAGTGAAATCGGCGTAGGCTTTGATGCATTAAATGAAAAATATGTAAATATGATAGAAGCAGGTATTGTTGACCCAACAAAGGTTACTCGTTCAGCACTTCAAAATGCTGCTTCTGTATCTGCAATGCTTCTAACAACTGAAGCTGCTGTTGCAGATATTAAAGAAGAAAATGCAGGTGCTGCAATGCCAGGAATGGGCGGCGGAATGCCAGGTATGATGTAA